In Primulina eburnea isolate SZY01 chromosome 3, ASM2296580v1, whole genome shotgun sequence, one DNA window encodes the following:
- the LOC140828039 gene encoding plant cysteine oxidase 2-like encodes MTLEALGFVQGKIRRFDDKAVEKKRTRKRIRMERPLQVASVARLQRLYDTCLQVFQGIGTVPSPVHVKKLSNILDSMKPEDVGLREDAEFFKTKNSVQRNKGVTYATIHRCQNFSLCILFLPPAAVIPLHNHPEMTVFSKILLGTMAIKAYDWADPFNVYPASSSKTRRLAKLKANTIFTAPCDTSVLYPTSGGNIHEFRAITPCVVLDVLGPPYSKDDGRDCSYYKDTPCTVLSW; translated from the exons ATGACACTAGAAGCTCTGGGTTTCGTACAGGGGAAGATTAGGAGATTTGACGATAAGGCCGTTGAGAAGAAGAGAACACGTAAAAGGATTCGAATGGAGAGACCTCTGCAGGTCGCTTCGGTTGCTCGCCTGCAGAGGTTGTATGATACATGTCTACAAGTTTTTCAGGGAATTGGGACTGTTCCTTCTCCTGTACATGTGAAGAAGTTGTCCAATATTCTTG ATTCTATGAAGCCTGAAGATGTCGGGCTTCGTGAAGATGCGGAGTTCTTCAAAACCAAGAATTCTGTCCAACGGAATAAAGGAGTCACTTATGCAACCATCCATAGATGTCAAAATTTCTCG CTGTGCATTTTGTTCCTTCCCCCAGCAGCTGTAATACCTCTGCACAATCACCCCGAGATGACGGTTTTCAGCAAGATTTTGTTGGGAACCATGGCCATTAAAGCTTATGATTGGGCTGATCCCTTCAATGTCTACCCAGCGTCGTCTTCTAAAA CAAGACGACTAGCCAAGCTTAAGGCCAACACTATATTCACGGCACCATGTGACACTTCTGTGCTGTATCCTACATCCGGAGGAAACATACATGAATTCAGAGCCATAACACCATGTGTTGTTCTAGATGTACTTGGACCGCCCTATTCGAAAGACGACGGGCGCGACTGTTCCTACTATAAAGATACTCCGTGCACTGTTTTATCATGGTGA
- the LOC140828040 gene encoding uncharacterized protein has translation MEKKTKKKHLSSIANDVIQRCALTLDTLVCTLVEDFERDQWKPEMGAYSRKLIEFCCSKALTVVCGSIDEKIIDGSISRFTFDMMLAWEIPSSAEEESYTECVAKEREEKKVPTVAEQVQDDIPLFYSDLMPLLVDSEPSAGEDAFVWLGTLVPLLADVINGRFTFETLTATTGNRLHFPAYDKFLREIHKCIKHLQKQDIPKGVELVDDEFILHVEGTASSQRVVRHIGGSSWPGRLTLTNYALYFEASGVISYDDALKLDLSKDIGQNVISSATGPWGSPIFDKAVVYESLDLQEGVVLEFPEMTSSTRREHWLTLVKEVILLHRFLKKFQLESPLEAWEMHARTILGIIRLHAAREMLRISPPVPNRFLIFTLLDEVPKGDYVLDELADSLKKVTSGHPCSASSILRNLNTSRTPIPLIPCAGTPQVDEVSEIVRPENLSSLESAVHQAREEAKEVEMAKATTEGLKEDGISESAQVLIGLLKPVKSVLPWAREVISWERPATTWIVVITTIIIVYKEWVGKAISAFLLWAVAKMVWTRRWGIPEKQDKIVIRTGSDQTTMESIVSAQHGLRSLHEMMQQVNIALLKIWSVLVSRTPKHTNTVMIVMTGSALLLAVVPIKYILMTVVLHGFTVNSKFGKHFQNEQGNRRLREWWDSIPVIPIEVVDKDK, from the exons ATGgagaagaagacgaagaagaaGCATCTTTCCTCTATTGCCAACGATGTCATCCAGCGATGTGCCCT GACGCTCGATACTTTGGTTTGTACACTGGTGGAAGATTTTGAGAGAGATCAATGGAAGCCAGAAATGGGGGCATATTCAAGGAAGTTAATTGAATTTTGCTGCTCGAAAGCGCTTACTGTCGTGTGTGGTTCTATAGATGAAAAGATCATCGACGGTTCCATAAGCCGCTTCACTTTTGATATGATGCTTGCTTGGGAGATTCCAAGTTCAGCAGAAGAAGAATCTTATACC GAATGTGTGGCAAAAGAGAGAGAGGAGAAGAAGGTTCCTACAGTCGCCGAACAAGTTCAAGATGATATCCCTCTTTTCTATTCCGATCTCATGCCACTCCTT GTCGACTCCGAGCCAAGCGCCGGAGAAGATGCATTTGTGTGGTTGGGGACACTTGTTCCTTTATTGGCCGACGTGATCAATGGGAGATTTACATTCGAAACGCTGACGGCAACTACAGGAAATCGACTTCACTTTCCGGCTTATGACAAATTTCTACGGGAAATTCACAA ATGCATAAAGCATCTGCAGAAGCAAGATATTCCGAAAGGGGTAGAGCTAGTAGATGATGAATTTATACTTCATGTTGAAGGAACCGCTAGCTCACAGAGAGTCGTGCGTCATATTGGGGGATCAAGTTGGCCAG GAAGGCTGACGCTGACAAACTATGCCCTTTACTTTGAGGCATCTGGTGTCATATcttatgatgatgcactgaaacTTGACCTTTCAAAAGATATCGGGCAGAATGTGATATCTTCGGCTACCGGTCCGTGGGGTTCTCCTATTTTCGACAAAGCCGTAGTATATGAATCTCTGGATTT GCAAGAGGGTGTTGTCTTAGAGTTTCCGGAGATGACAAGCTCAACTAGACGTGAGCACTGGCTTACTCTCGTAAAAGAGGTGATACTACTGCATCGTTTTCTCAAAAAGTTCCAGCTCGAATCGCCACTTGAAGCATGGGAGATGCATGCGAGGACAATATTAGGAATTATACGGCTTCATGCAGCTAGAGAAATGCTAAGGATTTCGCCTCCAGTACCCAATCGTTTTTTAATATTTACCTTGCTTGATGAGGTGCCCAAGGGAGATTACGTACTAGACGAGCTTGCCGACAGTTTGAAAAAGGTTACTAGCGGACATCCATGCAGTGCTAGCTCGATTCTGAGAAATTTGAACACTTCCCGCACGCCAATTCCTCTGATTCCTTGTGCCGGGACGCCACAAGTCGATGAGGTTAGTGAAATTGTTCGGCCTGAAAATCTATCATCGTTGGAGAGTGCAGTACACCAAGCGAGAGAGGAGGCGAAAGAAGTTGAAATGGCGAAAGCTACTACAGAAGGGCTAAAAGAGGATGGAATCAGCGAAAGTGCCCAAGTTCTTATT GGGCTGCTTAAACCGGTTAAAAGTGTACTCCCGTGGGCTCGAGAAGTTATTTCATGGGAAAGGCCTGCAACAACTTGGATAGTCGTAATTACGACAATTATAATTGTCTACAA AGAGTGGGTTGGCAAGGCAATATCAGCTTTCTTGTTGTGGGCGGTCGCGAAGATGGTGTGGACTAGACGTTGGGGGATCCCAGAGAAGCAGGACAAAATCGTTATCCGCACTGGATCCGATCAGACAACAATGGAGAGCATAGTATCAGCTCAACATGGTTTAAGAAGTTTGCATGAAATGATGCAGCAAGTAAACATAGCATTGTTGAAAATTTGGTCAGTGTTGGTCTCAAGAACTCCAAAG CATACAAACACTGTGATGATCGTTATGACCGGATCGGCCCTTCTACTAGCCGTCGTTCCCATCAAATATATCTTGATGACGGTCGTGTTGCATGGCTTTACGGTGAACTCGAAATTTGGGAAGCATTTTCAGAACGAACAAGGGAATCGGCGTTTGAGAGAGTGGTGGGATTCAATCCCCGTCATTCCAATAGAAGTTGTGGACAAGGATAAATAA
- the LOC140828660 gene encoding protein VAPYRIN-like yields MDRLISLEPSNMVTIRIEPGERCCGSTTLRNVMHTMPVAFRLQPVDKTRYTIVPNSGIIPPLSTFTIEITYHLPQNSRLPESFPHSDDSFVLQSVVTPCAAFKNLSATRDSVPSEWFTTKKKQVYSDIGIKIMFVGSSILACLVAKGCMNEMREVLENSDPEWRAADSVNSDGKSLLHLAIARSRPDLVQLLLEFQADTEACGKSGSSPVEAAASLGEALIVELLLAHKTSTERSKFSNFGPIHLASGNGHTEVLNHLLLKGADVNAFTKDGNSALHIAVGLQRWDTVRLLLANSAKADTKNAFGDTPLHLASSLGDEQMVKLLLYKGANKDVRNKKGKTPYDLAAENGNTKLFDALRLGDKLCAAARKGELRTINRLLEDGACIDGRDQNSWTALHRAAFKGRTEVARALIEEGIDINSKDEDGYSALHCAVESGHCDVIELLVRKRADVDARTNKGVTALQIAVKLNHSRIIKILKTGVTQSFVPLVEGNGSGEMNIRLMNKKKINSNVGIHRRSFDPSEPLAVV; encoded by the coding sequence ATGGATAGGCTCATTAGCCTAGAGCCATCAAACATGGTGACAATCAGAATTGAACCAGGGGAAAGGTGTTGTGGTTCGACCACTTTGCGCAATGTTATGCACACAATGCCAGTCGCGTTTCGGCTCCAACCGGTTGATAAAACTCGATACACAATCGTCCCAAACTCGGGAATTATACCACCTCTATCCACATTCACCATAGAAATAACTTACCACCTCCCACAAAATTCTCGACTTCCAGAAAGTTTCCCGCATAGCGATGATTCTTTTGTATTGCAGAGTGTGGTGACTCCCTGTGCAGCTTTCAAGAATCTATCAGCTACCCGCGATTCAGTACCAAGTGAATGGTTCACTACTAAGAAGAAACAGGTGTATTCTGATATTGGAATCAAGATCATGTTCGTTGGCTCCTCGATTCTAGCTTGTTTGGTGGCCAAAGGTTGCATGAATGAGATGAGAGAAGTTCTTGAAAATAGTGATCCTGAATGGAGAGCAGCTGATTCTGTTAATTCTGATGGCAAATCGTTGCTACACTTGGCTATTGCTCGGAGTAGGCCTGATTTAGTCCAGTTGTTGCTCGAATTCCAGGCTGATACCGAGGCGTGTGGGAAATCGGGATCGAGCCCGGTTGAGGCCGCTGCCTCCTTGGGGGAAGCATTGATAGTTGAGCTACTTTTAGCCCACAAAACTAGCACAGAAAGATCGAAATTTTCCAATTTCGGACCGATTCACTTAGCATCTGGAAATGGTCATACTGAGGTTTTAAACCATCTTTTACTGAAAGGTGCTGATGTGAATGCATTTACTAAAGACGGAAACTCGGCGTTGCACATAGCAGTGGGCCTGCAGAGATGGGATACCGTGCGACTTTTGTTAGCCAACTCGGCCAAAGCCGACACAAAAAATGCTTTCGGGGATACCCCATTGCACCTTGCCTCGAGTTTAGGTGATGAGCAAATGGTGAAACTTCTACTCTATAAAGGAGCCAACAAAGATGTAAGAAACAAGAAAGGCAAGACGCCGTATGATCTTGCAGCCGAAAACGGGAACACAAAGCTATTCGACGCCCTTCGTTTAGGAGACAAATTATGTGCGGCTGCTCGGAAAGGAGAGCTTAGGACGATCAACCGTTTGCTAGAGGATGGCGCGTGTATTGATGGGCGTGATCAAAACTCGTGGACAGCCCTTCATAGGGCGGCGTTTAAGGGCCGAACTGAAGTGGCACGGGCCTTGATCGAAGAAGGAATCGATATCAACAGCAAAGATGAAGATGGGTATTCGGCATTGCATTGCGCTGTGGAGTCAGGCCACTGTGATGTGATTGAATTGCTTGTTAGAAAAAGAGCTGATGTTGATGCTAGAACAAACAAGGGTGTGACTGCGTTGCAAATTGCGGTGAAGTTGAATCATTCGCGGATTATAAAGATTTTGAAAACCGGGGTTACACAGAGTTTTGTGCCCTTAGTTGAGGGAAATGGCAGCGGAGAGATGAATATCAGGTTGATGAATAAGAAGAAGATTAACAGCAATGTTGGAATTCATCGTCGAAGCTTTGATCCGTCGGAGCCGTTGGCTGTGGTTTGA